The window CGTTGAAGCCTGTGATGCATTTTTACGTGTACTCTGTGCCATGGCCGGTCTGCGTTACCCGTTCTGGACCTATGATCCGATGGCCTGAGGCCATTAACCGGTAAAGGATATATGAACGACTCTGTTGAGCTGCGGCTGTTAAGCGATTTACCCCCCCCGGCTGATGATTCCATCAGCGGGCCGGGAGGTGCTTATGCGTTTTTTTACGCAACGGCCACGGCAGCCGATCCGCATATTCTGGTGTATGAGCGGGCACGGGATTTTTTATCGGCCCCCCGGGCCTTTGTTGTGCTGGCGCTGAGCGCTGCTGAGACCGATGCCGTGGAGCTGAACAGTGTGCTGGAATACGACGGCATTGATTACGATACCGAAGGCAATATGCTGCAGCATGGTTGTTTTCGGTTAATCAATTCAGGCGCAGGTTTTGGTCAGGATCAGTGTCATTTTTTGCTCAGTGTTCCCGGTCGTCGTTGTGAAATTCTGTGCCGGGAATATCAGCTTAAAACCACGATCTATCATTGCCAGAATGCGAGTCAGGCGCTGCGCCTGTTTTTGATGCAGGCGGAATAGCGGTTTTTCAGCCGCATTTCCGCAATCCTATTCTGCCTTGTCAGATTATTAATCATGCCTTATTGCTGTGCGCGGTAAAAAATAACAGCATCATACTGGTGCTTTTATTTACGGATATTTCTCCTTTATTTTCCTGTTTGCTTTTTAATTGTGCAGTTGCTCACGAATTTGCGCTGATGTGAGGCGTGTTAATGGTGATGGCATTATGTTTGCTAAAGCCCGGTAAGCATTGTCTGTTCATCAACCAATAGGAAATACCATCGTGCGTTCAATATTGCTGTTCTCTGCTGCCGTTCTGGCCCTGCTGTTTGCGCGGGGTGTCTTTGCGGAGCCCGAGTTTATTGAGCCTGAACCACTGGCCGCGCGTATTAATACGGCAGTGGGCCCGGTAAAGAATACCCAGCCACTGCGGGTGCCAATGATCACCTGGGGCGGGGATATGATCAGCATTCTGGCCAACGGTATGAATACCCGCACCCAGCCTGGCAGCGCCATGGCCAGAGCCGGATTGAATTACGAATTTGTCTTGCAGGATAACTTTGATAAACAGTTGCAGGATTATTTATCCGGAGCTTCCCCTTATCTGCGCTGTACCATCGGTATGTGCAATCAGGCTCTGGATCTGATTAATAAAGATCCGCGTACCCGTCCGGTGGTTATATATCAGCTTACCTGGTCGCGTGGTGGCGACACCCTGGTTGCTAAAAACGGCATAGTCCGCGTTGGTGAGTTAAAAGGAAAAACCATCGCTATTCAGGCTTATGGCCCGCATGTGGATTTTATGACCACCTTGCTGACCCAGGCCGGCCTGAAGATGAGTGATGTGAATCTGAAATGGATGCCGGATCTTACGTTATCGCCCAACTCGCCACCGGAAGCACTGAAGCTGGCGGAAATCGACGCCTCATTTATGATTATTTCTGACGCTTACGGGCTGACCTCCGGCCGGCGGGTCGGCACCGGCAGTAACGGTTCGATTCCCGGTGCGCGGATGATAATTTCTACTATGTTTGCACGCCGGATTATTGCCGATGTTTATGTGGTGCGTGCCGATTATTTTGAAAAAAATAAAGCGGAAGTGCAGAGCTTTGTGCAAACGCTGATGAGCACTTCAGCTCAGCTGCAGGAACTGATGCGTGACCTGTCCAATCCGCAGAAACTGCAATTACTGGAAGCCTCTGCAGATATTTTACTGGGTGATAAAAACGCCCAACCGGATATTGAAAACCTGTATTACGACGCGCAGTTTGTCGATAAGCAGGGCAATGTTGATTTCTTCAGTAACCCGCAATTTCCACATCGCCTGGAAGTGCTGAATGAGCGGGTACAGGATGCGTTTAATGCGATGGGATTAATTAAAACCAAAGCGCCGATGGCGAAAGCTGACTGGGATTACTCGTTGCTGTCGGAGTAAAGGCCGCCGGGGCAGAGAACAAAAAAACGAGCCATAGGGCCACTGCCGTCCCACAGTTTGGAGTGACATTGTGTCACTCCAAACTGCAGCATTCATCGACTACTATTTTTCAATCTGAACGCCTTTCCGGGGCAAGCCCCTGGCCCCCTGTAAGGAGAGGTATCTCCTTACGATCCTCTCTTTTCGGCGCGTCCGGCTTCATCCAGCCAACTGCAATGATTATGCGGCACGCAAAACAATTCGCCCCGGAACGACGCTTTAAAACACCAAACATTTGTATCGTTCCGGGGCAGGGTTTTGCTCTGAAGGCCGCAGAATCATCTGGTTGTCTGGCGCCGCACGATCGCCGGTTTTAGTAATCCGCTCAGCCGTATTCCAGAGGAAACCGTGTTTGAGACATGATATTTAAAAGAATACGTTTGATCTGAAAAGCGGCATTGCAGTGATGGTTTTCTGCGCCTCTGGGGCCGCCGCAGAAACCGCTGATATATCTGGTCTGTCCGCAGGGATGCGGACAAGCGGCTCCGGCCATGGATGGCCGATGAGGCGCGCGGCCAGTAAATATCAAGGTTTCAAGGGTGACGGCCCAGAAAGCGCGAAGCTGGGGTCGGCCCGCCGGCAAGGGGATAAGTTCCCCTGTGAGGCATTGGGCCTGGATGTTAAAAAATGCTGTTTTTGTCAGCTATGGTGCTGATTAAAAACTGTGGGACAGCAGTGAGTCATCCGGCTCGTTTTTTGTTTTCAGCCTAATTATTGCCCGGCTTCGTCAATCAGCAGGGTGCGTTCCGGTTTCGCCACGGCTTTCAGAATATGGTAACCAAAGGCGGTTCTGACCGGACCGACGTAGGGTGACTCGCTGTCATGCTCATTCAGGGCGCGCAGCAGTTCGGTGGGCAGCTGGTCGCTGTCATGGTAACCGGCAAAGCCCTGATGATGTGCTGAGGGACAGGCAGAATATTCTTCGGCCAGTTCGCTGAAGTCAGCACCAAGCTGCAGCTCCTGTAAAACATCAGCCGCCAGTAACGGGCTTTTCAGCAAAATATGGTGCAGGGCGAGGGTGGTCATAGCGTCTCCGGAATCAACTGTCTGCGGATAAGCTTAGTTCAGCTCAGGCGTTCCTGCGCGCTGGCTTTGGTCGGCGTGCAGGGTCAGCATTTGCCCGGAGATAACAGAGCACAGGCAGAAGGCGGTAAACCAGTAAAAACCGGGTAACAGCTCAGCGGATAATTCGGCGGTGGCTTTGGCGGTAAAAAATGCCACCAGAATAGCGACGACAAAGACATCGGCCATCGACCATTTACCCAATATGCCGACCAGACGCCAGCGCAGTGCTGAAGGCAGCAGCCAGGTGCTGATGATCAGTGTCAGTTTCAGCAGCGGAATAATCACACTGAAGCTGACAATCAGAATGGCAACCGGGGTGTAACCCAGCTCATGCAATTTGAGAACGGTCTGCCAGATTGAGCGGGTTTCGTGAAACAGCTGGGCTTTAAGGCCAAACATACTGACCTGCGCGCTCAGGGTCATAATGGGCTCGGTCACACCGGGCCAGAGTAAGGCGTAACTGCAGAGGGCGAAGAGCAGGCCGCAACGCTGCAGAAGACCAGCTTCTGACCAGCGTTGCACAAGCAGGCGGATCATTTACGATCCGGCAGGGTAACGTTCAGCTCCAGCACCGATGTGGTGCCCTGTTGTTCAAGATGAACCGATACGTCGTCTTCACCGATGGCGACGTATTTACGGATAACCGCCATGATTTCCTGTTGCAGTTGTGGCAGATATTCCGGGCCGTTATTACGCAGGCGGTCGTGGGCTACCAGAATCTGTAAACGCTCTTTAGCGACACTGGCGCTGCTTTTCTGCTCCTTGCGGAAGTAGTCTATTAAGCTCATATCACCCTCCGAATACACGCTTCAGGAAGCCTTTTCGCTGCTTCTCAAGAAAACGATGCGGACGGTCTTCGCCCAGATAACGGGCTACAGCATCATCGTAGGCCTGGCCAGCGTCGCTCTCGCTGTCGTGCACAACGGGTACACCCTGGTTAGAGGCTTTCAATACCGCTTCCGATTCCGGGATTACGCCCAGCAGCGGGATGGCGAGAATTTCTTCAACGTCCTGTACCGACAGCATTTCACCGCGCTCTACGCGCTCCGGGTTGTAACGGGTCAGCAGCAGATGTTCTTTAACGCTTTTGCCCTGTTCGGCGAGGCGTGATTTGCTCTGCAGAATACCGATAATGCGGTCAGAGTCGCGTACGGAAGAGACTTCCGGGTTGGTGACGATGATGGCTTCCTCGGCGTAATACAGCGCCATATGCGCGCCGTGCTCGATACCGGCAGGGGAATCGCAGACGATGTAGTCAAAATCAGCGCTGAGTTCGTTCAGCACTTTTTCCACACCTTCGGGATTCAGTGCGTCTTTATCACGGGTTTGTGAGGCCGGCAGGACAAACAGGTTCGGCAGACGTTTGTCTTTGATCAGCGCCTGTTTCAGTGATGCTTCACCCTGTACGACGTTAACAAAATCGTAGACCACGCGGCGTTCACAGCCCATGACCAGATCCAGATTGCGTAAGCCAACATCGAAGTCGATGACGACGGTTTTGTGGCCTTTCATGGCCAGAGCGGTGGAGAAGGCTGCACTGGTGGTGGTTTTACCGACTCCGCCTTTACCGGAGGTGACAACGATGATCTTTGCCAAAGCCGTATTTCCCTGAAAATTCAATGTGTGGGGCAGTATTTATCAAACGCTGGTGATGTTCAAGGTGCCATCCTGCAGGCCGACTGCGACAGGCTGCTGGCGTTGCTCCTGCTGTTCTTCAAACAGACGGTACTGACCGGCAATTGCAACCAGTTCCGGATCGAACTGCTGACAGGCAATAATGGCCGACTCATCGCCTTTGACGCCGGCCAGAGCACGTCCTCGCAGGGTGCCGTAGATATGAATATCACCGGTTGCCAGTACCTCAGCGCCGGCGCTGACCATGCCAAAAATAATCAGATCACCATCGTTATACAGCTGCTGACCGGAGCGGATATTACCGGTATGAATTTTGACCGCACGTGCAGGTGGCGGTGTTTCATTGCCTGAATCCGTGGCCGGCGTGTCCTGCTGGCGTGCTGCCGCGCGGCTGGTCCCTTTACCCAGATCGGCCAGGTGCAGCGCTTCGGCCTGAGCCTGCCACTCATTGCCGGCGTTGCGTACCGCAACCGGCAGCAGACCACAATCACGGCAGAGCTGTTGTAAATCCGCCAGCGTCAGCAGGTTGGGATCTAATGAGGATAAATCCAGTACGCAGGGTAGATGGCGGAACAATGCCGGCGCTTCGGCCTGCTTTTTCTCCAGCTGGGCGCGGATATCGGCAAGATCATTGCTGCTGAAATGCAATGTGGTCAGCGGCACCAGACCGGCTTTGAGACTGACAGCACTGTCCATATCAGGCCTGCGCTTTAGCAGTCAGCGGGAATCGGTCGAAGGTGATGTCGGCTAAACCGTCGCGCAGCACACGGCGCAGGTTATGGTGATTATCGACATCCGGCGTGGCCAGCACATCACGGTAATGTTCGCCAAAGCAGCGCAGAGCCTGCTCTTTGCTCAGTTGCAGTAATTGCGCGAGGGCAAATACTTTGCAGCTGCCCTGATTCTGCTCAGCGCTGTTCTGCACGCCACCGTTGTTGAACGCGCTGGGGGTGAAATCAAACCACTGCCCGATAAACGCCAGAGTGCTGGCAAACAAATGATCGTTGCTGTTGAGTGCGGCAATAAAGTCGGCTTGCGCCTGAGAAAAATCGTTCACGCGGGAATTACCTGTAAATAGGCGGCAAGAATAATGCTCTGTACGATTTTTGAGCGACTCGCC of the Thalassolituus hydrocarboniclasticus genome contains:
- the minE gene encoding cell division topological specificity factor MinE, with protein sequence MSLIDYFRKEQKSSASVAKERLQILVAHDRLRNNGPEYLPQLQQEIMAVIRKYVAIGEDDVSVHLEQQGTTSVLELNVTLPDRK
- a CDS encoding peptidylprolyl isomerase is translated as MTTLALHHILLKSPLLAADVLQELQLGADFSELAEEYSACPSAHHQGFAGYHDSDQLPTELLRALNEHDSESPYVGPVRTAFGYHILKAVAKPERTLLIDEAGQ
- a CDS encoding paraquat-inducible protein A, with translation MIRLLVQRWSEAGLLQRCGLLFALCSYALLWPGVTEPIMTLSAQVSMFGLKAQLFHETRSIWQTVLKLHELGYTPVAILIVSFSVIIPLLKLTLIISTWLLPSALRWRLVGILGKWSMADVFVVAILVAFFTAKATAELSAELLPGFYWFTAFCLCSVISGQMLTLHADQSQRAGTPELN
- a CDS encoding ABC transporter substrate-binding protein — protein: MRSILLFSAAVLALLFARGVFAEPEFIEPEPLAARINTAVGPVKNTQPLRVPMITWGGDMISILANGMNTRTQPGSAMARAGLNYEFVLQDNFDKQLQDYLSGASPYLRCTIGMCNQALDLINKDPRTRPVVIYQLTWSRGGDTLVAKNGIVRVGELKGKTIAIQAYGPHVDFMTTLLTQAGLKMSDVNLKWMPDLTLSPNSPPEALKLAEIDASFMIISDAYGLTSGRRVGTGSNGSIPGARMIISTMFARRIIADVYVVRADYFEKNKAEVQSFVQTLMSTSAQLQELMRDLSNPQKLQLLEASADILLGDKNAQPDIENLYYDAQFVDKQGNVDFFSNPQFPHRLEVLNERVQDAFNAMGLIKTKAPMAKADWDYSLLSE
- the minD gene encoding septum site-determining protein MinD, with the translated sequence MAKIIVVTSGKGGVGKTTTSAAFSTALAMKGHKTVVIDFDVGLRNLDLVMGCERRVVYDFVNVVQGEASLKQALIKDKRLPNLFVLPASQTRDKDALNPEGVEKVLNELSADFDYIVCDSPAGIEHGAHMALYYAEEAIIVTNPEVSSVRDSDRIIGILQSKSRLAEQGKSVKEHLLLTRYNPERVERGEMLSVQDVEEILAIPLLGVIPESEAVLKASNQGVPVVHDSESDAGQAYDDAVARYLGEDRPHRFLEKQRKGFLKRVFGG
- the minC gene encoding septum site-determining protein MinC codes for the protein MDSAVSLKAGLVPLTTLHFSSNDLADIRAQLEKKQAEAPALFRHLPCVLDLSSLDPNLLTLADLQQLCRDCGLLPVAVRNAGNEWQAQAEALHLADLGKGTSRAAARQQDTPATDSGNETPPPARAVKIHTGNIRSGQQLYNDGDLIIFGMVSAGAEVLATGDIHIYGTLRGRALAGVKGDESAIIACQQFDPELVAIAGQYRLFEEQQEQRQQPVAVGLQDGTLNITSV
- a CDS encoding HopJ type III effector protein codes for the protein MNDFSQAQADFIAALNSNDHLFASTLAFIGQWFDFTPSAFNNGGVQNSAEQNQGSCKVFALAQLLQLSKEQALRCFGEHYRDVLATPDVDNHHNLRRVLRDGLADITFDRFPLTAKAQA